From a region of the Marinomonas mediterranea MMB-1 genome:
- a CDS encoding LysM peptidoglycan-binding domain-containing protein: MKTVLKYTVQPGDSLSKIADQISASAGITTDQIEAANPSVVPSALQIGQLLTIPQLDTPTNRWFYTVLSGDSFSGIAAALAQCKGLTYEEIEQDNSLTGSTIDVGQVLNIPATSSDAPTQDNLAPNAINMGYWNWTWSGTSNPSNATLSLAFSGWTDPTTALQDSHQVKPSLVGTKYLTFGGGNDNGKFTALSLQDITSAIQSGKLEGYEGVAYDVEEGDSHLENDFAVSFKAAKDAGLKVLVTVSHSAPYGITDADALMQSFFADSNIDLLSPQLYTEGDETENDYQTTSGTSTTWEDYASAKAAIVPSIVTSDLYDSATGYFTEQGVTLAGYIQWAQV, translated from the coding sequence ATGAAAACTGTTTTGAAATACACCGTTCAACCAGGCGACTCGTTATCAAAAATTGCCGATCAAATAAGCGCATCGGCGGGCATAACGACGGATCAAATAGAAGCGGCCAACCCTAGCGTTGTACCCTCTGCTCTACAAATCGGCCAGTTATTAACGATCCCTCAATTAGACACGCCTACAAACCGCTGGTTTTATACTGTTTTAAGTGGCGATAGCTTTTCTGGGATTGCCGCGGCTTTAGCCCAATGCAAAGGGTTAACATACGAAGAAATTGAGCAAGATAACTCACTTACAGGTTCAACAATCGATGTTGGACAAGTACTCAACATTCCAGCGACATCAAGCGATGCCCCCACTCAAGATAATTTAGCACCTAATGCAATCAATATGGGTTATTGGAACTGGACATGGTCTGGAACGTCAAATCCGTCAAATGCGACGCTCAGTCTTGCTTTTAGTGGATGGACCGACCCAACGACAGCATTACAGGACAGCCATCAGGTTAAACCGTCTCTAGTAGGAACAAAATACTTAACTTTTGGTGGCGGCAATGATAACGGTAAGTTTACCGCCCTCTCACTACAAGACATTACGTCCGCCATTCAGTCAGGAAAACTCGAAGGCTATGAAGGCGTTGCGTACGATGTTGAAGAAGGCGACAGTCACTTGGAAAATGACTTTGCAGTCTCATTCAAAGCCGCAAAAGACGCTGGTCTCAAGGTTCTGGTAACGGTCAGTCACTCTGCCCCCTATGGCATTACTGATGCAGACGCTCTGATGCAATCCTTTTTCGCGGATAGCAATATCGACCTACTGTCACCTCAGCTATACACAGAAGGGGACGAAACAGAGAACGATTATCAGACGACTTCGGGAACGTCCACAACGTGGGAAGATTACGCATCGGCAAAAGCCGCCATTGTGCCGAGTATCGTGACAAGCGATCTGTATGATAGCGCGACCGGTTACTTCACTGAACAAGGTGTGACCTTAGCGGGTTATATTCAGTGGGCGCAGGTTTAA
- a CDS encoding N-acetyltransferase, protein MYCGINKTSRQNRSTHAKCVHPKDIRFFVQLRSTSAKRDPAADGLELVHSKKQFKQYLSMLKTWRDEALLKSDVSESDYQAYREKIETDNNTPCSNKNWRKEEEIACVCDDLRDYALSKKTLDSIDEDITLITSKGVPVGVITLRVPYDNDNIDYEITGFVKKPDYSGSLKWAVDKYLNSLKPRVSKGKTVIGVDSAKRAVGAYERYGFEPTGQDANHYGKEHCGCQKMIRSERSEK, encoded by the coding sequence ATGTATTGCGGTATAAATAAAACGTCAAGACAAAATAGAAGCACGCACGCGAAGTGTGTTCATCCGAAAGATATTCGCTTTTTTGTTCAGCTACGTTCAACTTCTGCTAAACGAGATCCTGCTGCCGATGGGTTGGAGCTCGTTCATAGTAAAAAGCAATTTAAACAATATTTATCGATGTTAAAAACGTGGCGTGATGAAGCGTTGTTAAAAAGCGATGTGAGTGAGTCTGATTATCAAGCATATAGAGAGAAGATTGAGACGGATAACAATACTCCTTGTTCTAATAAAAACTGGCGCAAAGAAGAGGAGATAGCTTGTGTTTGTGATGATCTTCGAGATTATGCATTGAGCAAGAAGACGTTAGACAGTATTGATGAGGACATTACACTGATCACCTCGAAGGGCGTCCCCGTAGGAGTCATCACGTTGCGTGTTCCGTATGATAATGACAATATCGACTATGAGATTACGGGATTCGTAAAAAAACCTGACTATAGCGGGTCTTTGAAATGGGCTGTGGACAAGTATCTTAATTCATTAAAGCCAAGAGTTTCAAAAGGAAAGACTGTTATTGGCGTGGATTCAGCTAAGAGAGCGGTAGGAGCGTATGAGCGCTATGGGTTTGAACCCACAGGGCAGGACGCGAATCACTACGGCAAGGAACATTGTGGCTGCCAGAAAATGATTCGCAGTGAGAGGAGCGAAAAGTAA